A portion of the Bulleidia sp. zg-1006 genome contains these proteins:
- a CDS encoding ABC transporter ATP-binding protein — MKKKFSSKTSLLLHFVRGAKRYFFASIIFSFLVAVLQLINPRIIGYTVDAILDQQETKLPPFLHELVNKFGGVLYLQKNLWMIALAIIGVALLSMVLRYLSEINNQKGSETLVRNMRHDLYNHILSLPYAWHGTNHTGDIIQRATSDVDTIRNFLTQQLLALVRTLIFVCTVSFFMVQENWQLTIIAFAFSPLIVWLGIRFSQRFSKQFEKADEEEGVLSSIVQENLTGIRVVRAFGREVYEKERFDKQNKYYTGLWIGILRELSVFWARMDTVSILQKLTIITVGAYFTVLGWMSAGSYIAFVAYNVMLEWPIRSLGRVISNMSKAGVSIDRLAYIMNSEEEKDVPEAKEVAMNQDIHFRHVSFRYGKDLPWVLKDINLDIKAGTTIGILGATGSGKSSLMYLLNRLYTLEEGQGSILIGDTNVNEIQARWLRKNIGMVLQEPYLFSRSLKENIRIAKQEAGQVEVEAVARTAALEEAINHFSKGYETYVGERGVTLSGGQKQRTAIAQMLIRETPIMVFDDSLSAVDAETDAKIRQAIHDGSKKSTVILITHRISTLMKADQIVIFDKGRIVQRGTHEELLAQEGTYRHIYELQSRQTE; from the coding sequence ATGAAGAAAAAATTTTCATCAAAGACTTCGTTATTGTTACATTTTGTTCGTGGGGCGAAGCGCTATTTTTTTGCGTCAATTATTTTCTCCTTCTTGGTGGCGGTGTTGCAACTAATTAATCCAAGAATTATCGGCTATACCGTCGATGCGATTTTGGATCAACAAGAAACGAAATTACCGCCTTTTTTACATGAACTCGTGAACAAGTTTGGTGGAGTTTTGTACTTACAAAAAAATCTTTGGATGATTGCTTTAGCAATTATTGGGGTGGCTTTATTGTCGATGGTATTACGCTATTTATCAGAAATCAATAACCAAAAAGGCTCGGAGACTCTTGTCAGAAATATGCGTCATGATTTATACAACCATATCTTATCCTTGCCTTACGCTTGGCATGGCACCAATCATACTGGGGATATTATCCAAAGAGCGACATCCGATGTCGATACCATTCGTAATTTCTTAACCCAGCAATTATTAGCATTGGTTCGTACCTTGATTTTCGTTTGTACCGTTTCTTTTTTTATGGTGCAAGAAAACTGGCAGTTAACCATTATTGCCTTTGCGTTTTCACCCTTGATTGTGTGGTTGGGGATTCGCTTTAGCCAACGTTTTAGCAAACAATTTGAAAAAGCTGATGAAGAAGAAGGCGTACTATCCAGCATTGTTCAAGAAAATCTAACGGGAATTCGAGTTGTTCGTGCCTTTGGTCGTGAAGTGTATGAAAAAGAGCGGTTTGATAAGCAAAATAAATATTACACAGGTCTTTGGATTGGTATTTTACGAGAACTCTCGGTGTTTTGGGCGAGAATGGATACGGTATCCATTTTACAAAAACTAACGATTATTACAGTTGGTGCGTATTTTACGGTTCTTGGTTGGATGAGTGCCGGTTCCTATATTGCCTTTGTGGCGTATAACGTTATGTTGGAATGGCCGATTCGTTCTTTAGGAAGAGTGATTTCCAATATGTCAAAAGCGGGTGTTTCCATTGACCGTCTAGCCTACATCATGAATTCAGAAGAAGAAAAAGATGTACCAGAAGCTAAAGAAGTGGCTATGAACCAAGACATTCATTTCCGGCATGTGTCTTTCCGTTATGGGAAGGATTTACCATGGGTGTTAAAAGATATCAATTTAGATATTAAAGCTGGAACAACCATTGGTATTTTAGGGGCAACGGGTTCTGGTAAATCGAGTTTAATGTACTTGTTAAATCGTCTGTATACATTGGAAGAAGGGCAAGGTTCTATTCTTATTGGGGATACGAATGTGAATGAAATTCAAGCCCGTTGGTTACGTAAGAATATTGGTATGGTTTTACAAGAACCATATCTATTCTCACGTTCTTTAAAGGAAAATATTCGTATTGCTAAACAAGAAGCCGGACAAGTTGAAGTTGAAGCGGTTGCCCGAACGGCAGCTTTGGAAGAAGCCATCAATCACTTTAGTAAGGGCTATGAAACCTATGTTGGTGAAAGAGGGGTAACACTTTCGGGCGGCCAGAAACAAAGAACAGCGATTGCGCAAATGTTGATAAGAGAAACACCCATCATGGTTTTCGATGATTCTTTATCTGCCGTAGATGCTGAAACGGATGCGAAGATTCGTCAAGCTATCCATGACGGCTCAAAGAAGAGCACAGTGATTTTAATTACTCATCGTATTTCAACTTTAATGAAAGCTGATCAGATTGTGATTTTCGATAAGGGAAGAATTGTGCAAAGAGGGACGCATGAAGAACTTCTTGCACAAGAGGGTACTTATCGTCATATCTATGAATTACAATCCCGTCAGACAGAATAG
- a CDS encoding GbpC/Spa domain-containing protein, producing the protein MKSKLRIVGKKLLTIVMSCLMLFGTMSTTGMQAFAADSTKGIETNVDKTELEKAVKAAKDAGVPIKKGADVDKGVAKSKTEVDTKIAEIKKDYEEQIKAINGEIQKKKDCDAKQQKYEKLKKKYDQDFAQYEKDKKKYDVDMVDYNKKMAELQKKIHEDGYLTVPASQILVFNNEPNAKLSISGSKVYTKEGLLNEVKSWGNFDNMGFSWFTALNEGFPGHPLEIVSGDSRVIFEKGKVTTATYTNLQNSSINGVKISKVVFEYTLKSTSPLPNKIPAIIKQDPTNTIWYVDFFGKTNIGVNVKFFDSKNKQIDMTGALLNFSSLNRDENGIPKEGIERVLNFNGELIEIANSSIKKQAGNGAYSNSNNALKSKGSAFDKGDWDTDTSPNAWYGAIVGKATGSNISYEMDSTYRGNIWFALNSKVKAKDVPLKPVPPTKPTPPVQPQCPNIHIQANYHYDVLFYQPPVEKKVTNTAGDNINNGTVAKNSVVKFSLNVANLPAGHEKIESLVFSDKLPNGYEMDLAGTKQANSSYEVKYNQGTNTVEFRAKSDFIKTVNADLNKEVKITSPVIIGKVIKAGTTYKNDFDLKIDNEYSVKSKPVEVKTPPDPTEPKKDVFDTKGTTTSIDGKEVKGEDELLYKVTYKNTTGKAEDVEIKDEIPKYTKYVAGSADNGGKESGGVITWTKKALGDGETFTISFKVKVDKEINGKPVDNEAKVNAGENKFTTNKTHNPTPTDPEKEVFTGGTTTNIDGKAVKPGQELTYAVTYKNTTGKDVKATITDTIPAHTSFVSAENGGKYENGKVTWTADVAKGKSVTVKFTVKVNKDVNGAPVDNKAKINDGENEYDTNETHNPTPTEPKKEVFTGGTTTNIDGKAVKPEQELTYAISYKNTTGKDVKATITDTIPAHTSFVSAENGGQYANGKVTWTADVAKDKSVTVKFTVKVNKDVNGAPVNNKAKVNDGTNEYDTNETHNPTPTEPEKKVFTGGTTTNIDGKKVQPGQELTYAISYKNTTGEDRDVTITDKLPKHTEFVSADNNGKYENGMVKWTKKLANGESWTVKFTVKVNKDVNGATLTNTAKVNDGVNDYDTNTVKNPTPKTPHNPEPKNPHSPRTGDSSNIALLFMMLLASSAGLGVTYMRRKRV; encoded by the coding sequence ATGAAATCAAAGCTTAGAATTGTGGGCAAAAAACTGCTGACTATTGTGATGTCATGCTTAATGTTATTTGGTACGATGTCCACAACGGGCATGCAGGCTTTCGCAGCAGACTCCACAAAGGGAATTGAAACCAATGTGGATAAAACAGAATTGGAGAAGGCTGTAAAAGCCGCAAAAGATGCAGGAGTACCTATTAAAAAAGGTGCTGATGTGGATAAAGGCGTAGCAAAATCCAAAACAGAGGTTGATACCAAGATAGCCGAAATAAAAAAAGATTATGAAGAACAAATTAAGGCTATCAATGGAGAAATCCAAAAGAAAAAGGATTGTGATGCAAAGCAACAAAAGTATGAAAAATTAAAAAAGAAGTATGATCAAGATTTTGCTCAATACGAAAAAGACAAGAAAAAGTATGACGTCGACATGGTTGATTACAACAAAAAAATGGCTGAGCTTCAGAAGAAAATACATGAAGACGGGTACTTAACAGTACCAGCATCGCAAATACTTGTATTTAATAACGAGCCAAATGCGAAACTTAGTATTTCAGGGTCAAAAGTATATACTAAGGAAGGTTTGCTTAATGAAGTAAAATCTTGGGGAAATTTTGATAATATGGGCTTTTCATGGTTTACTGCTCTTAATGAAGGATTTCCTGGACATCCACTTGAAATTGTTTCGGGAGACTCAAGGGTTATTTTTGAAAAAGGGAAAGTAACTACTGCTACGTATACAAATCTTCAAAATTCTAGTATAAATGGAGTTAAGATCTCAAAGGTTGTTTTCGAGTATACACTTAAATCAACTTCTCCACTACCAAATAAAATTCCTGCTATTATCAAACAAGATCCTACCAACACTATTTGGTATGTTGATTTTTTTGGAAAAACTAATATAGGGGTTAATGTTAAATTCTTTGATTCAAAGAATAAACAAATCGATATGACAGGAGCATTGTTAAATTTTTCATCATTAAATCGTGATGAAAATGGTATACCAAAAGAAGGTATCGAAAGAGTTCTTAATTTTAATGGGGAACTTATCGAAATTGCAAATTCATCTATTAAAAAACAAGCAGGGAATGGGGCATATTCTAATTCAAATAATGCTCTAAAAAGTAAGGGATCAGCTTTTGATAAAGGTGATTGGGATACTGATACTTCTCCTAATGCATGGTATGGAGCAATTGTTGGTAAAGCAACAGGTAGTAACATTTCGTATGAGATGGATTCTACTTACAGAGGTAATATATGGTTTGCATTAAATTCTAAAGTAAAGGCTAAAGATGTTCCATTGAAACCTGTGCCACCAACAAAACCAACACCTCCAGTGCAACCACAATGCCCTAATATACATATACAGGCAAATTATCATTACGATGTACTGTTCTATCAGCCACCTGTTGAAAAGAAGGTAACCAATACAGCAGGAGATAATATTAACAACGGTACAGTTGCAAAGAATTCAGTTGTAAAGTTCAGCCTGAATGTAGCGAACCTTCCTGCCGGTCATGAAAAAATCGAATCACTGGTGTTCAGTGATAAATTACCGAATGGATATGAAATGGATTTAGCCGGCACAAAACAGGCGAATTCAAGTTATGAGGTGAAATATAATCAAGGGACAAATACCGTTGAATTTAGGGCAAAATCGGACTTCATAAAAACTGTTAATGCGGATTTGAATAAAGAAGTAAAAATCACATCACCTGTAATTATCGGAAAGGTTATAAAAGCGGGAACTACGTATAAAAATGATTTTGATTTGAAGATTGATAATGAGTATTCCGTTAAGTCGAAGCCTGTTGAGGTTAAAACCCCGCCTGATCCTACGGAGCCGAAGAAAGATGTATTTGATACAAAGGGAACGACAACTAGCATTGACGGAAAAGAAGTCAAAGGCGAAGATGAGCTTTTGTACAAAGTGACATATAAGAATACGACGGGAAAAGCGGAAGACGTTGAAATCAAAGATGAAATACCGAAGTATACAAAATATGTAGCAGGTTCTGCAGATAACGGCGGAAAAGAGTCGGGGGGAGTAATCACTTGGACAAAGAAAGCACTGGGAGACGGGGAAACATTTACAATAAGTTTTAAGGTAAAGGTGGATAAGGAGATCAACGGAAAACCTGTAGATAATGAGGCAAAGGTAAATGCAGGGGAGAACAAGTTCACTACCAATAAAACTCATAACCCTACACCAACTGACCCTGAGAAAGAAGTCTTCACAGGTGGCACAACAACAAACATCGACGGTAAGGCAGTGAAACCTGGACAAGAATTGACTTACGCCGTTACCTACAAGAACACCACAGGTAAAGATGTTAAAGCAACCATCACCGATACCATCCCGGCTCATACAAGCTTCGTATCAGCTGAAAACGGCGGTAAGTATGAAAATGGTAAAGTGACATGGACAGCGGATGTCGCTAAAGGAAAGAGTGTTACGGTTAAGTTTACCGTCAAAGTAAATAAAGACGTTAACGGAGCCCCTGTCGATAACAAAGCCAAAATCAACGATGGTGAAAATGAGTATGATACGAATGAAACGCATAACCCTACACCAACTGAACCTAAGAAAGAAGTGTTCACAGGTGGAACAACTACCAACATCGATGGTAAGGCAGTGAAACCAGAACAGGAACTGACTTACGCTATTAGCTACAAGAACACCACAGGTAAAGATGTTAAAGCGACGATTACCGACACTATCCCGGCTCATACCAGCTTCGTATCAGCAGAGAATGGTGGACAATACGCAAATGGTAAGGTGACATGGACAGCGGATGTCGCTAAAGACAAGAGTGTTACGGTTAAGTTTACAGTCAAGGTAAATAAAGACGTTAACGGAGCCCCTGTCAATAACAAAGCTAAGGTCAATGACGGAACAAATGAGTATGATACGAATGAAACGCATAACCCTACACCAACTGAACCTGAGAAAAAAGTATTTACAGGTGGAACAACTACCAACATTGACGGTAAGAAAGTTCAACCTGGACAGGAATTAACCTACGCTATTAGCTACAAGAATACGACAGGAGAAGACCGTGATGTAACCATCACGGATAAGCTTCCAAAGCATACTGAATTCGTATCTGCCGATAACAATGGCAAGTATGAAAACGGAATGGTTAAGTGGACAAAGAAGCTAGCCAATGGTGAAAGCTGGACGGTTAAGTTCACAGTCAAGGTAAATAAGGATGTTAACGGAGCAACGCTTACTAATACAGCAAAAGTCAACGATGGAGTAAATGATTACGACACCAATACAGTGAAGAATCCAACACCAAAGACTCCTCATAATCCTGAACCAAAGAATCCACATTCACCAAGAACAGGAGATAGCAGTAATATTGCCCTATTGTTCATGATGTTACTGGCTTCGAGTGCAGGACTAGGTGTGACTTACATGAGAAGAAAAAGAGTGTAA
- a CDS encoding ABC transporter ATP-binding protein, protein MSEQTKTTHLKYFGIPRIWPYIRMHKKRMLAMIALGTISSIADSIFPLFNRYAINHFVALRTMDTVVIFVLLYLVCMLMRVLSDRQSTFLAAKMELEVNRDLRSASFNHLQNLSFSYFNQNNVGYIHSRVISDTGRIGEMFSWVMIDIVWQFTYIVFVLVNMVVLNIQLAFWVILLVPIAVLIVTFFQKRLILQNQRVRELNSIITSDLNEGITGAKSIKTMVIEEEMSKDFQGDIDKMYRESIRTARYAGSFNAILSLLSSVALAIILWQGGYLTLEGIFELGTLSVFMTYALSLMDPIQGLIQEISYVISTQVNIERFDKMMRTQSDVVDSDEVVEKYGDTFHPKKENWEVLKGDVRFEDVNFQYPDGDELVLEHFNLDIPHGTNVAIVGETGAGKSTLVNLVCRFYEPTSGRVLIDGKDARDRSQLWLHSNIGYVLQTPQLFSGTIRENMRYGKPDASDEEIWAALKLVAADEVVLKLEEGLDSILSEGGGSLSTGEKQLISFARAIISDPSLLVLDEATASIDTLTEKKIQDAIATVIQGRTSFVIAHRLSTIVDADVILVFKDGKIIEQGKHKELMKQKGYYFSLYTRQFEEIAIQESLS, encoded by the coding sequence ATGAGTGAACAAACAAAAACAACGCATTTGAAGTATTTTGGTATTCCTCGGATTTGGCCTTATATTCGTATGCATAAGAAAAGAATGCTGGCAATGATTGCTTTAGGAACGATTTCTTCTATTGCGGATTCAATATTTCCTTTGTTCAATCGTTACGCTATTAATCATTTTGTGGCATTAAGGACAATGGATACAGTTGTTATCTTTGTTCTGTTGTATTTGGTCTGTATGTTGATGAGGGTGTTATCCGATCGTCAATCAACCTTTTTAGCCGCTAAAATGGAATTAGAAGTAAATCGTGATTTAAGAAGTGCCAGTTTCAATCATTTGCAGAATTTATCATTTTCCTATTTTAATCAAAATAATGTTGGTTACATTCATTCACGGGTGATTTCTGATACAGGTCGTATTGGGGAAATGTTTTCATGGGTGATGATAGATATTGTTTGGCAATTTACGTATATTGTATTTGTGCTAGTGAATATGGTGGTGTTGAATATTCAACTTGCTTTCTGGGTGATTTTATTAGTACCAATTGCCGTTCTCATTGTGACTTTTTTCCAAAAGAGATTGATTCTTCAAAATCAACGTGTGCGTGAATTGAATTCAATTATCACATCGGATTTAAATGAAGGTATTACGGGAGCCAAATCTATCAAAACAATGGTGATTGAAGAAGAAATGAGCAAAGATTTCCAAGGTGATATTGATAAGATGTACCGTGAATCTATTCGCACAGCCCGTTATGCGGGTAGCTTCAATGCGATTTTAAGCTTATTAAGTTCCGTTGCTTTAGCCATTATTCTTTGGCAGGGTGGGTATTTAACCTTAGAAGGTATCTTTGAATTAGGAACGCTTTCGGTGTTTATGACTTATGCACTTAGTTTAATGGATCCGATTCAGGGTTTAATTCAAGAAATTTCCTATGTGATTAGTACCCAAGTGAATATTGAACGTTTTGATAAGATGATGCGTACGCAATCCGATGTTGTAGATAGTGATGAAGTGGTTGAAAAGTATGGTGATACCTTCCATCCGAAGAAAGAAAATTGGGAGGTATTAAAAGGGGACGTTCGTTTTGAAGATGTGAACTTTCAATATCCGGATGGAGATGAATTAGTTTTGGAACATTTCAATTTAGACATTCCACATGGAACGAATGTAGCGATTGTTGGGGAAACGGGAGCCGGCAAATCAACCTTAGTGAATCTGGTTTGTCGCTTTTATGAACCAACGAGTGGACGGGTTTTGATTGATGGTAAAGATGCTCGTGATCGTTCGCAATTATGGCTTCATTCTAATATTGGCTATGTGCTTCAAACACCGCAATTATTTTCAGGAACCATTCGTGAGAATATGCGTTATGGAAAACCAGATGCCAGTGATGAAGAAATTTGGGCGGCTTTAAAATTAGTGGCTGCGGATGAAGTGGTTTTGAAATTGGAAGAGGGTTTAGATTCCATCCTTAGTGAAGGGGGTGGAAGTCTTTCTACCGGTGAGAAACAATTGATTTCTTTTGCCCGGGCGATTATTTCCGATCCTTCTTTATTGGTATTGGATGAAGCGACGGCTTCGATCGATACATTAACGGAAAAGAAGATTCAAGATGCGATTGCGACAGTGATTCAAGGGCGTACTTCTTTTGTGATAGCGCATCGTTTATCGACGATTGTGGATGCGGATGTGATTTTAGTCTTTAAAGATGGAAAGATTATAGAACAAGGCAAACACAAGGAATTGATGAAACAAAAGGGATACTATTTTAGTCTATACACACGACAATTTGAAGAAATAGCCATTCAAGAGAGTTTGTCATAA
- a CDS encoding glycosyltransferase family 2 protein, whose protein sequence is MRFLDQFELFTDVIFLIMTTAYLYQFFYIVYSIFRHKVPVVPDAKKNHRYAIFISARNESNVIGELLDSLNKQDYPKDKYDIYVTADNCTDNTAQVSRDHGAYAIERFNEEKKGKGYALNEMYHKVVHLKGQGYYDAVVVFDADNIVDSQFLKEMNKTFDTGKYDAITTYRNSKNFGQNWLTAAYSLWFMHEARHLNYSRMMLGAQCMISGTGFVVSTKLMNINEGWPYYLLTEDIQFSVASTLQGYHIGYCDTAILYDEQPATWKQAWHQRLRWAKGFYQIDGRYLGPLASGVVKGKNRRLAFYDILMTVLPSSLLTVALVIAALWVLVSSSVMPYYVAIVFQNEMLWYLIKLFGGSWIGLTLMAFVTTLQEWKRIPATKIEKLGACLLFPVYLLSYIPISIVAIFKKVEWTPIQHFSTEQLQKKDK, encoded by the coding sequence ATGCGCTTTCTAGACCAATTTGAGTTATTTACAGATGTGATTTTTTTAATAATGACGACAGCGTATCTATACCAATTTTTCTATATTGTTTATAGTATTTTCAGACACAAAGTTCCAGTTGTACCAGATGCTAAAAAGAACCATCGCTATGCGATTTTCATTTCTGCTCGTAATGAAAGCAACGTCATTGGTGAGTTATTGGACAGTCTAAATAAGCAAGATTATCCGAAAGATAAGTATGATATTTATGTGACAGCGGATAATTGTACTGATAACACAGCCCAAGTTTCAAGAGATCATGGAGCGTATGCGATTGAACGCTTTAATGAGGAGAAAAAGGGCAAAGGCTATGCTTTGAATGAAATGTATCACAAGGTAGTTCATCTAAAAGGACAAGGTTATTATGATGCCGTGGTGGTCTTTGATGCTGATAATATCGTGGATTCCCAATTTTTAAAGGAAATGAACAAGACCTTTGATACAGGCAAGTATGATGCGATAACAACCTATCGCAATTCAAAGAACTTTGGACAAAACTGGTTAACGGCAGCTTATTCGCTTTGGTTTATGCATGAAGCTCGCCATTTGAATTATTCGCGCATGATGTTGGGTGCGCAATGTATGATTTCGGGTACTGGTTTCGTGGTTTCAACGAAGTTAATGAATATTAATGAGGGTTGGCCTTATTATTTATTGACCGAGGATATTCAGTTCTCCGTGGCTAGTACGTTACAAGGCTATCATATTGGCTATTGTGATACGGCTATTTTGTACGATGAACAACCGGCGACTTGGAAACAGGCTTGGCATCAACGCCTTCGTTGGGCAAAGGGCTTCTATCAAATTGACGGTCGTTATCTTGGACCTTTAGCAAGTGGTGTAGTCAAAGGAAAAAATCGTCGCTTGGCTTTTTATGATATTTTAATGACGGTACTGCCTTCGTCTTTATTGACGGTAGCTTTGGTTATTGCGGCTTTATGGGTGTTGGTATCTTCTTCTGTGATGCCCTATTACGTAGCGATTGTTTTCCAAAATGAGATGTTGTGGTATTTGATCAAGTTGTTTGGTGGTTCTTGGATTGGTTTAACCCTTATGGCTTTTGTGACAACGCTTCAGGAATGGAAACGAATTCCAGCAACGAAAATTGAAAAATTGGGTGCCTGTTTATTGTTCCCGGTGTATCTTTTATCGTATATACCAATTTCAATTGTGGCGATTTTCAAGAAAGTGGAATGGACACCAATTCAGCATTTCTCCACCGAACAGTTACAAAAGAAGGATAAGTAA
- a CDS encoding methylated-DNA--[protein]-cysteine S-methyltransferase has product MVEEIISVNAYRFCVRHKDEEIYSILLSQKEGKKAGSKLANHLIYQLEEYFAGKRKSFDLKLHFEGTSFQKSCWKALLKIPYGETRTYQEIARKIGKGKACRAVGQAIHRNPFVIVVPCHRVILKDGSLGGYLYGEEMKRTLLELEKNP; this is encoded by the coding sequence ATGGTAGAAGAAATTATTTCAGTGAATGCTTATCGTTTTTGTGTTCGTCATAAAGATGAGGAGATTTATAGTATTTTGTTAAGTCAAAAAGAAGGGAAAAAAGCTGGTTCAAAGTTAGCTAATCATCTAATCTATCAATTAGAGGAATATTTTGCCGGTAAGAGAAAAAGTTTTGATTTAAAGCTTCATTTTGAAGGAACTTCTTTTCAAAAATCTTGCTGGAAAGCTTTATTAAAAATTCCTTATGGTGAAACAAGAACTTACCAAGAGATAGCTAGGAAAATAGGCAAAGGAAAAGCCTGTCGAGCAGTTGGACAGGCAATTCATAGAAATCCATTTGTGATTGTGGTGCCTTGCCATCGAGTGATTTTAAAGGATGGCTCTTTGGGTGGTTATTTGTATGGTGAAGAAATGAAGCGGACTTTATTGGAATTGGAGAAGAATCCATGA
- the msrA gene encoding peptide-methionine (S)-S-oxide reductase MsrA produces MEKKIVMAGGCFWGVEKAFRLLKGIMDTKVGYVNGYGDNPSYQEVCTGLTGYKEAVELKYDSDEVDLKTILKAFFLFVCVEQENGQGNDIGDQYLPGVYYENEEDKAILEEYFALEKRKYNSFYVSIHKLEVFYPAEEYHQRYLEKNPRGYCHIPFGIYQKIEALNHH; encoded by the coding sequence ATGGAAAAGAAAATTGTAATGGCGGGTGGTTGTTTCTGGGGTGTTGAAAAAGCTTTTCGTTTATTAAAAGGTATAATGGACACAAAGGTCGGCTATGTGAATGGATATGGTGATAATCCAAGCTATCAAGAGGTTTGCACGGGATTGACCGGCTATAAAGAAGCCGTGGAATTGAAGTATGATAGTGATGAAGTGGATTTAAAAACCATTTTAAAAGCATTCTTTCTCTTTGTTTGTGTGGAACAGGAGAATGGTCAGGGGAATGATATTGGTGATCAATATTTGCCTGGTGTGTACTATGAAAACGAGGAAGACAAAGCTATCCTTGAAGAATATTTTGCCCTTGAAAAGAGAAAATACAACTCTTTCTATGTATCTATTCATAAATTAGAAGTCTTTTATCCAGCCGAGGAATACCATCAACGTTATTTAGAAAAAAATCCAAGGGGATATTGTCATATTCCTTTTGGTATTTATCAAAAGATAGAAGCGTTAAATCATCATTAA